A window of the Miscanthus floridulus cultivar M001 chromosome 14, ASM1932011v1, whole genome shotgun sequence genome harbors these coding sequences:
- the LOC136504913 gene encoding dof zinc finger protein DOF5.1-like translates to MVFSSLPIFLDPPSWGQMQMQQQPPLQCLLGGGGGSDHHHLMPPPSGLAPLPGGPADTAARAPAGGGSSTSVQAAVGAGAGAAQPRPVVSMSERARLARVPLPEPGMLRCPRCDSTNTKFCYFNNYSLSQPRHFCKACRRYWTRGGALRNVPVGGGCRRNTKRSSKKSSRGGQGGGAGATAATSSSSTTSTSTTATTTTATTTSAAMAVAEAIASMQAQLPHLGLPPAAAAAALEASLEGYHHYLPLQMQPQFLQQAGLQGYHFADDGTGVLADGFPRGVVASGLLAQLAAVKMEEHSSNGGGAVAAHHEQSYWPGSTGGGSGWPAEFLSGFSSSSSGNVL, encoded by the exons ATGGTGTTCTCCTCGCTCCCGATCTTCCTAGACCCTCCCAGTTGGGGCCAG ATGCAGATGCAGCAGCAGCCACCACTCCAGTGTCTcctgggcggcggcggtggcagcgacCACCACCACCTCATGCCACCGCCGTCCGGCCTGGCGCCGCTGCCGGGAGGTCCTGCTGACACGGCGGCGAGGGCTCCGGCGGGAGGCGGCTCGTCCACCTCGGTGCAGGCCGCGGTGggagcgggggcgggggcggcgcaGCCTCGTCCCGTCGTGTCGATGTCCGAGCGCGCCCGGCTCGCGCGCGTGCCGCTCCCGGAGCCCGGCATGCTCCGCTGCCCGCGCTGCGACTCCACCAACACCAAGTTCTGCTACTTCAACAACTACTCGCTCTCGCAGCCGCGCCACTTCTGCAAGGCGTGCCGCCGCTACTGGACCCGCGGCGGCGCGCTCCGCAACGTGCCCGTCGGCGGCGGGTGCAGGCGCAACACCAAGCGCTCCAGCAAGAAGTCGTCCCGCGGCGGccagggcggcggcgcgggcgccacGGCGGCCACCTCGtcatcctccaccacctccacttccaccacggccaccaccaccaccgccactacCACGAgcgcggccatggcggtggcCGAGGCCATCGCCAGCATGCAGGCGCAGCTGCCCCACCTCGGCCTCCCGCCCGCAGCGGCCGCCGCAGCGCTGGAGGCCTCGCTGGAGGGCTACCACCACTACCTCCCGCTCCAGATGCAGCCGCAGTTCCTGCAGCAGGCTGGCCTGCAAGGCTACCATTTCGCCGACGACGGTACCGGCGTCCTCGCAGACGGGTTCCCGAGGGGCGTCGTCGCCTCGGGGCTGCTCGCGCAGCTCGCGGCGGTGAAGATGGAAGAACACAGCAGCAACGGCGGAGGTGCCGTCGCAGCGCACCATGAGCAGTCGTACTGGCCTGGCAGCACCGGCGGTGGCAGTGGGTGGCCGGCGGAGTTCTTGTCGGGCTTCAGCTCGTCGTCGTCGGGGAATGTGTTGTGA